In Pseudofrankia saprophytica, one genomic interval encodes:
- a CDS encoding NAD(P)H-dependent oxidoreductase: MPVSVETRVLLVSGSTRGGSTNTAALRTARAAAPDGVVADLYDDLARLPAFVPDDQEPVHPAVAELRRRIDAADAVLFCTPEYAGSLPGSLKNLLDWTVGGGELYGKPVAWINVAAEGRGGGADATLATVLGYVGAVVATPSPVRVPVARSAVGPDGLIGDERVRAALAEVLGLVTRRATTPA, from the coding sequence GTGCCGGTGAGCGTCGAGACGAGGGTTCTGCTCGTGTCCGGGAGTACGCGGGGCGGCTCGACGAACACGGCCGCGCTGCGAACCGCGCGGGCCGCCGCCCCCGACGGCGTCGTCGCCGATCTCTACGACGACCTGGCGCGGCTGCCTGCGTTCGTGCCCGATGACCAGGAACCGGTCCACCCGGCCGTGGCCGAGCTGAGGCGGCGCATCGACGCGGCGGACGCCGTGCTGTTCTGCACGCCGGAGTACGCGGGATCGTTGCCGGGCAGCCTGAAGAACCTGCTCGACTGGACGGTCGGGGGCGGTGAGCTCTACGGCAAGCCGGTTGCCTGGATCAACGTGGCCGCCGAGGGGCGAGGGGGCGGGGCGGACGCCACGCTGGCGACCGTGCTGGGCTACGTCGGCGCGGTCGTCGCGACTCCCAGTCCGGTGCGCGTCCCCGTCGCGCGCAGCGCGGTGGGGCCGGATGGGTTGATCGGCGACGAGCGGGTGCGCGCCGCCCTGGCCGAGGTGCTCGGACTGGTCACGCGGCGGGCCACGACGCCGGCCTGA
- a CDS encoding expansin EXLX1 family cellulose-binding protein: MASLAVTVPARRTLLGLATAAFAVAIAGCQPAAGGGPAQPAATGTQVTSPASTATTALPTAPAVPATTAPSPSASPSATPSRPTRPTTATPAPPPPTTRPAPAPVPAGAGRIRPGVVYSGPATHYDADGGGNCMFDRLNDPAMPVVAMNELDYENARACGAYIEVTGPGGSTVVKVTDRCPECGAGHVDLSPQAFERIAGGVPGQVNVTWRLVSPASIGSVQYQIKDGSSAYWLAIQVRNHRNPIVSLEVRVNGSWVALGREMWNYFVAPQGLGPGPFTVRITDLYGEQLVHTVNLAPTTVQTTNSQFAQH, from the coding sequence TTGGCGTCCCTCGCCGTCACCGTGCCAGCTCGGCGCACGCTGCTGGGCCTCGCGACCGCGGCATTCGCCGTCGCCATCGCGGGCTGTCAGCCAGCCGCCGGCGGTGGACCGGCCCAGCCCGCCGCGACCGGCACCCAGGTCACGTCGCCGGCTTCGACGGCCACCACGGCGCTGCCCACGGCCCCCGCCGTACCGGCCACGACCGCGCCGTCGCCGTCGGCCAGCCCGTCGGCCACGCCGAGCAGACCGACGAGGCCAACCACGGCGACACCGGCGCCGCCACCGCCGACCACCCGGCCGGCGCCGGCACCGGTGCCGGCCGGCGCGGGACGCATTCGGCCCGGCGTCGTCTACTCCGGCCCGGCGACGCACTACGACGCCGACGGCGGCGGCAACTGCATGTTCGACCGGCTGAACGATCCCGCCATGCCGGTGGTGGCGATGAACGAGCTGGACTACGAGAACGCCCGCGCGTGCGGCGCCTACATCGAGGTGACCGGGCCGGGCGGGAGCACGGTCGTGAAGGTCACCGACCGGTGCCCGGAATGCGGCGCCGGCCACGTCGACCTGAGCCCGCAGGCGTTCGAGCGGATCGCGGGCGGCGTCCCGGGGCAGGTCAACGTCACCTGGCGGCTGGTCAGCCCGGCCAGCATCGGCTCCGTCCAGTACCAGATCAAGGACGGGTCGTCGGCGTACTGGCTGGCCATCCAGGTCCGGAACCACCGCAACCCGATCGTCTCGCTCGAGGTGCGGGTGAACGGGTCGTGGGTCGCCCTTGGGCGCGAGATGTGGAACTACTTCGTGGCGCCCCAGGGGCTCGGCCCAGGGCCGTTCACCGTCCGGATCACCGACCTGTATGGCGAGCAGCTCGTCCACACGGTGAACCTGGCGCCCACGACCGTGCAGACGACCAACAGTCAGTTCGCCCAGCACTGA
- a CDS encoding helix-turn-helix transcriptional regulator, with protein sequence MDQASRDEMAAFLRGRRARVQPADVGLPAGPRRRTPGLRRQEVAQLAGMSVDYYVRLEQGRGPRPSGQILGAISRALRLSDAERAYLHHLSGEQPPTASVLSSDVSPGVLHLLDRFDDAPALVCDAKYDILAWNPMGAALLGDLSAVPPAERNVIWRFFTRAGTRERHDPASVERFARESVADLLAAAARYPRDPGIRDLVGRLLGASEEFRRLWAERELQVRRSTHKRIRHPEVGWLDLDCDALHDPERDHWIILYTAAPGTPTHRALQLLKVLGTQWSTAPGSTATS encoded by the coding sequence ATGGACCAGGCCAGCCGCGACGAGATGGCGGCCTTCCTGCGCGGGCGGCGCGCCCGGGTACAGCCGGCGGACGTGGGCCTGCCGGCCGGACCGCGCCGCCGCACGCCGGGGCTGCGCCGCCAGGAGGTCGCCCAGCTGGCCGGCATGTCGGTCGACTACTACGTCCGCCTCGAACAGGGCCGCGGGCCACGCCCGTCCGGCCAGATCCTCGGCGCCATCAGCCGGGCGCTGCGCCTGTCCGACGCCGAACGCGCCTACCTGCACCATCTGTCCGGCGAGCAGCCGCCGACCGCGTCCGTCCTGTCGTCCGACGTCAGCCCAGGGGTCCTGCACCTGCTGGACCGCTTCGACGACGCGCCCGCCCTGGTCTGCGACGCCAAGTACGACATCCTGGCGTGGAACCCGATGGGCGCGGCGCTGCTCGGCGACCTCTCCGCCGTCCCACCGGCCGAACGCAACGTCATCTGGCGTTTCTTCACCCGGGCCGGCACCCGGGAAAGGCACGACCCGGCCAGCGTGGAGCGGTTCGCCCGCGAGTCAGTGGCGGACCTGCTCGCCGCCGCGGCGCGCTACCCGCGCGACCCGGGAATCCGTGACCTGGTCGGGCGGCTGCTCGGCGCCAGCGAGGAGTTCCGTCGCCTGTGGGCCGAACGGGAGCTCCAGGTGCGCCGCTCCACCCACAAACGGATCCGCCACCCCGAGGTCGGCTGGCTCGACCTCGACTGCGACGCCCTGCACGACCCCGAGCGCGACCACTGGATCATCCTGTACACGGCGGCCCCCGGGACGCCCACCCACCGGGCACTCCAACTACTCAAGGTCCTCGGAACGCAGTGGTCGACGGCGCCCGGGTCCACCGCGACCTCCTGA
- a CDS encoding SDR family NAD(P)-dependent oxidoreductase, with protein MTSHEPVSQASPRKIVLVTGANKGIGLATATAIARQGHTVLLGARSPELGEAAAAALAQQGLDVAFLHLDVTDEATIARAAAVIDARHGRLDILVNNAGITRDQGRAPSTLPVSALREIYETNVFGVVAVTNAMLGLLRRSPGAVIGNVSSGLGTFAVLADPGPTLGKFAQLLGYNSSKAALNAITLIYAHELRTVGITVNALSPGYCATDLNGHSGWDSAEEGGARIAAQVLARHDEGSGVFLNENGGTYPW; from the coding sequence ATGACCTCCCACGAACCCGTTTCCCAGGCCTCCCCTCGCAAGATCGTGCTCGTCACCGGAGCGAACAAGGGCATCGGTCTCGCCACGGCGACGGCCATCGCCAGGCAGGGCCACACCGTGCTGCTCGGCGCGCGCAGCCCCGAACTGGGCGAGGCGGCGGCCGCGGCGCTCGCCCAGCAAGGGCTGGACGTCGCGTTTCTTCACCTGGACGTCACGGATGAGGCGACGATCGCGCGCGCGGCCGCGGTCATCGACGCCCGGCACGGCCGGCTGGACATCCTCGTCAACAACGCCGGCATCACCCGCGACCAGGGCCGCGCGCCCTCGACGCTGCCGGTCTCCGCGCTGCGCGAGATCTACGAGACCAACGTCTTCGGCGTCGTGGCCGTCACGAACGCCATGCTCGGTCTGCTGCGCCGGTCACCCGGCGCGGTCATCGGCAACGTCTCCAGCGGCCTGGGCACCTTCGCCGTCCTGGCCGATCCCGGTCCGACGCTGGGGAAATTCGCGCAGCTTCTCGGCTACAACTCGTCCAAGGCGGCGCTGAACGCCATCACGCTGATCTACGCGCATGAGCTCCGCACTGTCGGCATCACCGTCAACGCGCTCTCCCCGGGTTACTGCGCCACCGACCTCAACGGCCACTCCGGCTGGGACAGCGCCGAGGAGGGCGGCGCCCGGATCGCGGCCCAGGTGCTCGCCAGGCATGACGAAGGCTCGGGAGTGTTCCTGAACGAGAACGGCGGCACCTACCCCTGGTGA
- a CDS encoding Clp protease N-terminal domain-containing protein, translated as MFERFTDSARRAVVLAQEESRGLGHGEIGAEHLLLGLVHEETGPGGVTLASFGLTLADARSAVAAAVGTGAPKAPSHIPFTPRAKHVLETSLRESLQLRHAHVDSGHLLLGLLSEQEGVAADILDHVGIDRAEGRRRALAAIDAAGEIPPPPEAVPQSRSAIDGANMRARNLAAELSQARAAKDAALDAGDFATATAMRQREKVLIAERDRMATDLRTDGRT; from the coding sequence ATGTTCGAGAGATTCACCGACAGTGCCCGGCGTGCCGTGGTCCTCGCGCAGGAGGAGTCCAGAGGGCTCGGCCACGGCGAGATCGGCGCGGAGCACCTGCTGCTCGGCCTGGTCCACGAGGAGACAGGGCCCGGGGGCGTCACCCTGGCCTCGTTCGGCCTGACGCTGGCGGACGCCCGGTCGGCGGTCGCGGCGGCCGTCGGCACGGGTGCGCCCAAGGCGCCGTCGCACATCCCGTTCACTCCGCGGGCGAAGCACGTCCTGGAGACCTCGTTGCGTGAGTCCCTGCAGCTCCGCCACGCCCACGTCGACTCCGGGCACCTCCTGCTCGGGCTGCTGTCCGAGCAGGAGGGCGTCGCCGCCGACATCCTCGACCACGTCGGCATCGACCGCGCGGAGGGCCGCCGCCGGGCTCTCGCCGCCATCGACGCCGCGGGGGAGATCCCGCCGCCGCCCGAGGCCGTCCCCCAGTCACGGTCCGCCATCGACGGGGCCAACATGCGGGCCCGGAACCTCGCCGCGGAGCTGAGCCAGGCGAGGGCGGCGAAGGACGCCGCCCTCGACGCCGGTGACTTCGCCACGGCGACCGCCATGCGCCAACGGGAGAAGGTCCTGATCGCGGAACGCGATCGGATGGCGACGGATCTCCGGACCGACGGCCGGACCTGA